A single region of the Ficedula albicollis isolate OC2 chromosome 11, FicAlb1.5, whole genome shotgun sequence genome encodes:
- the MAF gene encoding transcription factor Maf, with protein MASELAMSSSDLPTSPLAMEYVNDFDLMKFEVKKEPVETDRIISQCGRLIAGGSLSSTPMSTPCSSVPPSPSFSAPSPGSGSDQKTHLEDYYWMTGYPQQLNPEALGFSPEDAVEALINSSHHPLPGAFDGYARGQQLAAAAGGSVPAEEMGSAAAVVSAVIAAAAAQGGAPHYHHHPPPELNRQLRGVSKEEVIRLKQKRRTLKNRGYAQSCRFKRVQQRHVLESEKNQLLQQVEHLKQEISRLVRERDAYKEKYEKLVSNGFRENGSSSDNPSSPEFFMYPRESSTTVM; from the exons ATGGCATCAGAGCTGGCGATGAGCAGCTCCGACCTGCCCACCAGTCCCCTGGCCATGGAATATGTTAATGACTTCGATCTGATGAAGTTTGAAGTGAAAAAGGAGCCGGTGGAGACCGATCGCATTATCAGCCAGTGCGGCCGCCTGATCGCCGGGGGATCGCTCTCCTCCACCCCGATGAGCACGCCCTGCAGCTCCGTGCCCCCGTCCCCCAGCTTCTCGGCGCCCAGCCCCGGCTCCGGCTCCGACCAGAAGACCCACCTGGAAGACTACTACTGGATGACGGGGTACCCGCAGCAGCTCAACCCGGAGGCGCTGGGCTTCAGCCCCGAGGACGCGGTGGAGGCGCTGATCAACAGCAGCCACCACCCGCTGCCCGGCGCCTTCGATGGCTATGCTAGAGGGCAGCAGCTGGCCGCGGCCGCCGGCGGCTCCGTGCCGGCCGAGGAGATGGGCTCGGCGGCCGCCGTGGTGTCGGCGGTGATCGCCGCGGCGGCGGCGCAGGGCGGCGCGCCCCACTaccaccaccacccccc cccggagctgAACCGGCAGCTGCGGGGCGTCAGCAAGGAAGAGGTGATCCGGCTGAAGCAGAAGAGGAGGACCCTCAAAAACAGGGGCTATGCCCAGTCCTGCCGCTTCAAGAGGGTCCAGCAGCGGCACGTCCTGGAGTCGGAGAAgaaccagctgctgcagcaagtgGAGCACCTAAAGCAGGAGATCTCCAGGCTGGTCCGGGAGAGGGACGCCTACAAGGAAAAGTACGAGAAGCTGGTCAGCAATGGCTTCAGAGAAAACGGATCCAGCAGCGACAACCCTTCCTCTCCAGAGTTTTTCAT